A genomic stretch from Apis cerana isolate GH-2021 linkage group LG9, AcerK_1.0, whole genome shotgun sequence includes:
- the LOC107992604 gene encoding polyglutamine-repeat protein pqn-41-like — MRIPIYTRSSRAGQFSIIDNTIPRDSSDMKITYKMVVVLALASIARAKLISKRGKRSVAVVGPSGYDFFGVAPIFSTESWSPSTGFGSAPWNPSGTPDIPLTQVQVQATHDVAIQALKDPVDGTPSVAYPPDVLKAIQQAKEANRNVNWAQQKVAEAKQTTIIQQKVALAKEAAAREAAARSQEISSAAEAEARASAKQLVALQQRLASLKDAVAAAQRVAAAREAAAAAAIQRNAAATAAELQKQDVDKQISQSEQEAKEKDIIAAKENAVANAVQLAALQKSSHHPWGR; from the exons ATGAGAATCCCTATATATACTCGCTCCTCTCGAGCTGGACAATTCAGTATCATCGATAACACCATTCCACGCGATTCTTCCGATATGAAGATCACCTACAAG ATGGTCGTTGTCTTGGCTTTGGCCAGTATCGCGAGGGCAAAACTGATAtcgaaaaggggaaaaagaagcGTGGCCGTGGTGGGACCATCCGGCTACGACTTTTTTGGGGTGGCGCCAATCTTCTCTACCGAATCGTGGTCACCATCAACTGGGTTTGGATCCGCTCCCTGGAACCCTTCAGGGACACCCGACATACCTTTGACACAAGTTCAGGTTCAAGCCACACACGACGTTGCTATTCAG GCATTGAAGGATCCGGTTGACGGAACTCCTAGCGTCGCCTATCCACCAGATGTATTGAAAGCTATTCAACAGGCTAAGGAGGCAAATCGGAACGTAAATTGGGCGCAGCAAAAGGTGGCAGAGGCAAAACAGACTACTATTATTCAGCAGAAAGTCGCACTTGCTAAAGAGGCTGCTGCGAGGGAGGCTGCAGCGAG ATCGCAAGAAATTTCGTCAGCTGCCGAGGCCGAGGCAAGAGCAAGCGCAAAACAATTGGTGGCCCTGCAACAAAGATTGGCGTCGTTGAAAGATGCGGTCGCAGCTGCCCAACGAGTGGCCGCTGCGAGGGAAGCAGCTGCAGCTGCCGCCATTCAGAGGAACGCCGCTGCAACGGCTGCCGAGTTGCAAAAACAGGATGTCGACAAACAGATTAGCCAAAGCGAGCAAGAAGCGAAG GAGAAAGATATAATAGCGGCCAAGGAGAACGCTGTCGCGAATGCCGTGCAACTCGCGGCATTGCAAAAATCGTCGCATCACCCTTGGGGTCGATAA
- the LOC107999808 gene encoding zinc finger protein 512B-like — protein sequence MDELSQYPYTFLHPLFHWWFEKMLPCSPVLVALLLASRSVVGSIESSSGGWQGISGSDYGTGHGVELVGHGLAGYGSYGGGGVGHGLYEGHVQHHYAPAIPVSQHVEITKPVPVPVVKNVGVPVAQPVAIGVPHPVAVGVPQPFPVHVPVAKPVAIPVVKTVAIPVEKKVPFPVEKVIPVPVEKHVPITVEKHIPVPVEKPYPIHVPVYKHVFHRVKSHGYGWSH from the exons ATGGACGAGCTCTCGCAGTATCCGTATACGTTTCTACACCCACTGTTTCATTGGTGGTTCGAAAAAATGCTTCCTTGCTCCCCT gtATTGGTCGCGCTTCTGCTTGCATCGCGATCCGTGGTAGGCAGTATCGAGAGTAGTTCCGGAGGTTGGCAGGG GATATCGGGTAGCGACTATGGAACGGGACACGGGGTGGAATTGGTCGGGCACGGGTTGGCCGGTTACGGTTCGTACGGTGGTGGCGGGGTCGGTCACGGGTTGTACGAGGGACACGTCCAGCATCATTATGCGCCGGCAATACCCGTCAGCCAGCACGTGGAGATTACCAAACCTGTGCCCGTACCCGTTGTTAAAAATGTCG GTGTGCCAGTTGCTCAGCCAGTGGCGATAGGAGTTCCACATCCGGTCGCCGTAGGAGTACCACAGCCTTTCCCAGTTCACGTACCGGTCGCGAAGCCGGTGGCGATCCCCGTGGTGAAGACTGTGGCGATCCCAGTGGAGAAAAAGGTTCCGTTCCCCGTGGAGAAGGTGATACCTGTCCCGGTGGAGAAACACGTGCCCATAACGGTGGAGAAGCACATACCGGTCCCCGTGGAAAAGCCTTATCCCATTCACGTGCCTGTGTACAAACACGTGTTCCATCGGGTCAAGTCTCACGGTTACGGGTGGAGccattaa
- the LOC107999809 gene encoding uncharacterized protein LOC107999809 — MNKIVLLSLVSLAASAPVIVQDHHQHFQPQLHGGFHPVERSDQESLGTSSGGSYGGGGDYGGAGEYGGGYGGGDFGGGHEAEFGGGHGGGFEGSSGGHLEVGGDHSDYSSLGGGGGGLEGGDEGGVSLDGGHHSVVQSVPVSEHVEVTKPVPVKVVKHIGVPVPQILKIGVPHPVPVGVPQQYPVAHPVPKLVPVQVVKTVAVPVEKKVPFPVEKHIPVPVEKPIPITIEKHVPVPVIKPYPIKIPVYKTIYHHAKKH, encoded by the exons ATGAACAAGATC GTGCTACTTTCCCTGGTGTCCTTGGCCGCGAGCGCACCAGTGATCGTGCAAGATCACCACCAACACTTTCAGCCTCAACTTCACGGCGGTTTCCACCCTGTGGAAAGGTCTGACCAGGAGAGTCTGGGCACGTCGTCGGGTGGTAGTTACGGAGGCGGGGGTGACTACGGTGGCGCGGGCGAATACGGCGGTGGTTACGGAGGAGGGGATTTCGGCGGGGGCCACGAAGCCGAATTTGGCGGGGGCCACGGCGGGGGCTTCGAGGGATCTTCCGGGGGGCATTTGGAGGTTGGCGGTGACCACTCGGATTACTCGTCTCTGGGAGGAGGTGGCGGGGGCCTCGAAGGTGGAGACGAGGGTGGAGTTTCGTTGGACGGAGGTCATCACAGTGTAGTGCAAAGCGTTCCGGTGTCGGAGCACGTCGAGGTGACCAAGCCTGTGCCCGTCAAAGTGGTCAAACACATCG GGGTACCAGTTCCTCAAATCTTGAAGATAGGTGTACCCCATCCGGTGCCAGTCGGTGTTCCTCAACAGTATCCGGTAGCGCATCCGGTTCCAAAATTGGTGCCGGTGCAAGTGGTGAAGACGGTGGCCGTGCCTGTGGAGAAGAAGGTCCCTTTCCCGGTTGAGAAGCATATTCCAGTGCCCGTCGAGAAACCGATCCCTATCACGATCGAGAAACACGTGCCGGTGCCGGTTATCAAACCGTACCCCATCAAAATACCCGTGTACAAGACGATCTATCACCACGCGAAGaagcattaa
- the LOC107997368 gene encoding MAGE-like protein 2 encodes MEKLVIILMAAVPCLAGELELSGHGLGDHGLTLGEIAVGHEGGDIGLEEIEEHEIGEYGGHGGHYVPIVKSIGVPVPKKVPILIPKLEVESVPQNYPVPVIVPKPVPYQVEKQVFKKVEKKVPTPIEKIIPVKIEKPVPFHVVKHVPVPVVKPIPIKIPIYKTVVHSHKGH; translated from the exons atggagaaaCTC GTTATAATCTTGATGGCCGCCGTCCCCTGCCTGGCCGGGGAATTGGAATTGAGCGGCCACGGATTGGGCGATCACGGATTGACTTTGGGAGAAATAGCAGTGGGCCACGAGGGTGGAGATATTGGCTTAGAGGAAATAG AGGAGCACGAAATTGGGGAATACGGTGGGCACGGTGGACATTATGTGCCGATTGTGAAATCGATTG GTGTACCGGTTCCGAAGAAGGTTCCTATATTGATTCCGAAACTGGAGGTTGAATCCGTTCCACAGAATTATCCAGTTCCTGTAATCGTACCGAAACCCGTTCCTTACCAG GTGGAGAAACAAGTGTTCAAGAAGGTGGAGAAGAAGGTGCCCACGCCCATCGAGAAAATCATTCCGGTGAAAATCGAGAAGCCGGTCCCATTCCACGTGGTGAAGCACGTTCCCGTCCCCGTGGTGAAGCCTATTCCAATTAAGATTCCAATTTACAAAACGGTGGTGCACAGCCACAAGGGCCATTAA